A single window of Hippocampus zosterae strain Florida chromosome 15, ASM2543408v3, whole genome shotgun sequence DNA harbors:
- the LOC127615996 gene encoding espin-like protein isoform X1 codes for MESSKPVKEVLPLPRLQEIDLSPPPNIHQRQTGSMQYIHTASSVMTSFNQLKPPERDLALTSHVKSIKSLKQAGITAAIFTGQMKLDSEEFPLEEPVMDAILADIEALVPTHDEAGRPIAEWKRQVMVRQMQNRLQDEADQRQQVQSYLISIHTALSVSSFEGDLRLSAQYDSTSDLFFLPSQDLTTDCPPVDGWKFSQTHNAVLGPFGELLTEEDILYLQQQIDNASLQKRHQAYELELTRLMKELGSMLPDQILNISLKKEGLHQMDEQPSQDLPVWCSRVSEIVRSMSLLVANLTQTIEDGSMRTMGERIMKGRRGSGDGLEVDLGNKTLLDQNGRQRVSVLGHRLDSNRKRVEKEIRQSGVSVRKLRANFEGQIGGIYPFAGVVPGSQASKNEIVSELSGMSKPNGNVRFSIDPIKHSAVIETTSLRKERIVVLFLSHWKKSAYAIATRAAKRDAKSERGQQKIPSLFQFCQKRGAVDKMLTSWRNKLQPRGVQTSRLTSSQSQLQVFSPEQFLPEVDGTAVSHDSLTLDLFMLGYFHILEQELSPVERKMRHLLCFEVFDHVGSFPWETVREFHKVVLEEIRAGSRHWSDGFDDIKLRFFGPSEPKSDSGPEPSVVVQCALPNEVSCGTDLSCFNNEDICQYIDRSFAFWKEKEAEIFDFEH; via the exons TGATGACATCATTCAACCAGCTGAAGCCTCCGGAGCGAGATCTCGCACTGACGTCCCACGTGAAGTCCATCAAGTCATTGAAGCAGGCTGGCATCACTgcggccattttcactggacaaATG AAACTTGACAGCGAAGAGTTTCCGCTGGAGGAACCGGTTATGGATGCGATCCTGGCCGACATCGAGGCTCTGGTGCCCACTCACGACGAGGCTGGCCGTCCAATTGCCGAGTGGAAACGTCAGGTGATGGTGAGACAGATGCAGAACCGACTGCAGGATGAGGCAGACCAGAGGCAACaggtacagtcatacctcatcTCAATCCACACGGCGTTGAGCGTTTCTTCCTTTGAGGGAGATTTGCGTTTGTCTGCTCAGTATGATTCCACGtctgatttgtttttcctcccttcACAGGACTTGACCACTGACTGCCCACCGGTGGACGGCTGGAAGTTCTCCCAGACCCACAATGCTGTTCTTGGGCCCTTTGGTGAGCTTCTAACTGAAGAAGACATCCTGTATCTGCAACAACAGATCGACAACGCGTCCCTCCAGAAGCGTCACCAGGCCTACGAGCTGGAGCTGACCAGGTTGATGAAAGAACTAGGGTCTATGTTACCGGACCAGATCCTGAACATCTCTCTGAAGAAAGAGGGTCTGCACCAAATGGACGAGCAGCCAAGTCAAGACCTGCCGGTCTGGTGTAGTCGCGTCTCCGAGATAGTCAGAAGTATGTCGCTGTTGGTGGCCAACCTGACCCAGACCATCGAGGATGGATCCATGAGGACCATGGGGGAGCGTATAATGAAGGGACGGCGGGGTTCAGGCGATGGTCTGGAAGTAGACCTGGGCAATAAAACGCTGCTGGACCAAAATGGACGTCAGAGAGTGTCCGTTTTGGGGCATCGTTTAGACAGCAATAGGAAACGAGTGGAGAAGGAGATCCGTCAGTCCGGGGTGTCCGTCAGAAAGCTTCGAGCCAATTTTGAAGGGCAGATTGGTGGCATTTATCCCTTTGCCGGGGTGGTTCCAGGTAGCCAGGCCTCAAAGAACGAAATCGTATCTGAGTTGTCAGGGATGAGCAAGCCAAATGGGAATGTGAGATTTAGCATCGATCCTATAAAGCATTCGGCTGTGATCGAGACCACGAGTCTAAGGAAAGAGCGCATCGTAGTGTTGTTCCTGAGCCACTGGAAAAAATCGGCTTACGCGATTGCCACTCGGGCAGCTAAGCGAGATGCGAAATCGGAACGAGGCCAGCAGAAAATCCCATCCTTGTTTCAGTTCTGCCAAAAGCGAGGCGCGGTGGACAAGATGTTAACTTCTTGGAGAAATAAACTCCAGCCGCGTGGTGTTCAAACATCCCGTTTGACATCGTCGCAAAGTCAACTTCAAGTGTTCTCTCCGGAGCAATTCCTACCTGAGGTGGATGGCACGGCGGTGAGCCACGATAGTTTGACATTGGATCTCTTCATGCTGGGATACTTCCACATTTTGGAGCAGGAGTTGTCGCCGGTTGAGAGGAAGATGAGGCATCTGCTCTGCTTCGAAGTCTTTGACCATGTGGGGAGTTTCCCATGGGAGACCGTGCGGGAATTCCACAAGGTTGTTCTGGAGGAAATCCGAGCCGGAAGCCGACATTGGAGCGACGGCTTCGATGACATCAAACTCCGCTTCTTCGGCCCATCAGAACCAAAGTCGGATAGCGggccagagccttcagttgtAGTTCAGTGTGCTTTGCCGAATGAGGTCAGCTGCGGCACAGACTTGTCCTGTTTCAACAACGAAGACATTTGTCAATATATTGATCGCAGCTTTGCTTTCTGGAAGGAGAAGGAGGCGGAGATCTTTGATTTTGAACATTAA
- the LOC127615996 gene encoding espin-like protein isoform X3 has translation MESSKPVKEVLPLPRLQEIDLSPPPNIHQRQTGSMQYIHTASSVMTSFNQLKPPERDLALTSHVKSIKSLKQAGITAAIFTGQMKLDSEEFPLEEPVMDAILADIEALVPTHDEAGRPIAEWKRQVMVRQMQNRLQDEADQRQQDLTTDCPPVDGWKFSQTHNAVLGPFGELLTEEDILYLQQQIDNASLQKRHQAYELELTRLMKELGSMLPDQILNISLKKEGLHQMDEQPSQDLPVWCSRVSEIVRSMSLLVANLTQTIEDGSMRTMGERIMKGRRGSGDGLEVDLGNKTLLDQNGRQRVSVLGHRLDSNRKRVEKEIRQSGVSVRKLRANFEGQIGGIYPFAGVVPGSQASKNEIVSELSGMSKPNGNVRFSIDPIKHSAVIETTSLRKERIVVLFLSHWKKSAYAIATRAAKRDAKSERGQQKIPSLFQFCQKRGAVDKMLTSWRNKLQPRGVQTSRLTSSQSQLQVFSPEQFLPEVDGTAVSHDSLTLDLFMLGYFHILEQELSPVERKMRHLLCFEVFDHVGSFPWETVREFHKVVLEEIRAGSRHWSDGFDDIKLRFFGPSEPKSDSGPEPSVVVQCALPNEVSCGTDLSCFNNEDICQYIDRSFAFWKEKEAEIFDFEH, from the exons TGATGACATCATTCAACCAGCTGAAGCCTCCGGAGCGAGATCTCGCACTGACGTCCCACGTGAAGTCCATCAAGTCATTGAAGCAGGCTGGCATCACTgcggccattttcactggacaaATG AAACTTGACAGCGAAGAGTTTCCGCTGGAGGAACCGGTTATGGATGCGATCCTGGCCGACATCGAGGCTCTGGTGCCCACTCACGACGAGGCTGGCCGTCCAATTGCCGAGTGGAAACGTCAGGTGATGGTGAGACAGATGCAGAACCGACTGCAGGATGAGGCAGACCAGAGGCAACag GACTTGACCACTGACTGCCCACCGGTGGACGGCTGGAAGTTCTCCCAGACCCACAATGCTGTTCTTGGGCCCTTTGGTGAGCTTCTAACTGAAGAAGACATCCTGTATCTGCAACAACAGATCGACAACGCGTCCCTCCAGAAGCGTCACCAGGCCTACGAGCTGGAGCTGACCAGGTTGATGAAAGAACTAGGGTCTATGTTACCGGACCAGATCCTGAACATCTCTCTGAAGAAAGAGGGTCTGCACCAAATGGACGAGCAGCCAAGTCAAGACCTGCCGGTCTGGTGTAGTCGCGTCTCCGAGATAGTCAGAAGTATGTCGCTGTTGGTGGCCAACCTGACCCAGACCATCGAGGATGGATCCATGAGGACCATGGGGGAGCGTATAATGAAGGGACGGCGGGGTTCAGGCGATGGTCTGGAAGTAGACCTGGGCAATAAAACGCTGCTGGACCAAAATGGACGTCAGAGAGTGTCCGTTTTGGGGCATCGTTTAGACAGCAATAGGAAACGAGTGGAGAAGGAGATCCGTCAGTCCGGGGTGTCCGTCAGAAAGCTTCGAGCCAATTTTGAAGGGCAGATTGGTGGCATTTATCCCTTTGCCGGGGTGGTTCCAGGTAGCCAGGCCTCAAAGAACGAAATCGTATCTGAGTTGTCAGGGATGAGCAAGCCAAATGGGAATGTGAGATTTAGCATCGATCCTATAAAGCATTCGGCTGTGATCGAGACCACGAGTCTAAGGAAAGAGCGCATCGTAGTGTTGTTCCTGAGCCACTGGAAAAAATCGGCTTACGCGATTGCCACTCGGGCAGCTAAGCGAGATGCGAAATCGGAACGAGGCCAGCAGAAAATCCCATCCTTGTTTCAGTTCTGCCAAAAGCGAGGCGCGGTGGACAAGATGTTAACTTCTTGGAGAAATAAACTCCAGCCGCGTGGTGTTCAAACATCCCGTTTGACATCGTCGCAAAGTCAACTTCAAGTGTTCTCTCCGGAGCAATTCCTACCTGAGGTGGATGGCACGGCGGTGAGCCACGATAGTTTGACATTGGATCTCTTCATGCTGGGATACTTCCACATTTTGGAGCAGGAGTTGTCGCCGGTTGAGAGGAAGATGAGGCATCTGCTCTGCTTCGAAGTCTTTGACCATGTGGGGAGTTTCCCATGGGAGACCGTGCGGGAATTCCACAAGGTTGTTCTGGAGGAAATCCGAGCCGGAAGCCGACATTGGAGCGACGGCTTCGATGACATCAAACTCCGCTTCTTCGGCCCATCAGAACCAAAGTCGGATAGCGggccagagccttcagttgtAGTTCAGTGTGCTTTGCCGAATGAGGTCAGCTGCGGCACAGACTTGTCCTGTTTCAACAACGAAGACATTTGTCAATATATTGATCGCAGCTTTGCTTTCTGGAAGGAGAAGGAGGCGGAGATCTTTGATTTTGAACATTAA
- the aire gene encoding autoimmune regulator: MSRVEALADPRLGSLLKGLRTDIAMAVQDAFPLVHGLADKNVISEQMLKDTVAQEARDGIHKAIYSLISWVMEQSASTMQAFWRNLNKTYNLDSYPKLRALLAPHIACKKSRGKKRNHKDREDQYRTTTCDGTAASKFKLCKVKSEAACGTSSARKCIKLPGNFYKCKEPKSKVAMATFQHRRETTAASGQNHHNDDECAVCKDGGQLICCDGCPRAFHLTCLDPPLTAIPSGSWRCKECGGREVKVQKIQQALQVTTNSSLRKGGKHAPNCPYSAHGTSLPAETFEMYQMKSPDTCGICHLGGGDLARCLQCSKCYHRHCHFHIGRSTCLSCSKALVSTAEQEADTKCLQLATAVHNPHGHGPSSLVQKDELDSILGDTSLDGILQWAFHNISQPLLNTHGCYQ, encoded by the exons ATGTCCCGAGTGGAGGCCCTGGCAGACCCCCGACTTGGCTCGCTCTTGAAGGGTCTTCGCACGGATATTGCCATGGCAGTGCAGGACGCCTTCCCTCTGGTTCACGGCTTGGCTGACAAGAACGTTATCAGTGAGCAGATGCTGAAG GACACTGTGGCGCAGGAGGCCCGAGACGGAATCCACAAGGCCATATACTCGCTGATCTCGTGGGTAATGGAACAGAGTGCCTCCACCATGCAAGCCTTCTGGAGGAACCTGAACAAGACCTACAACCTGGACAGTTACCCCAAACTGCGAGCACTACTCGCTCCCCACATTGCCT GCAAGAAGAGTCGCGGCAAAAAGAGGAACCACAAGGACAGGGAAGATCAATATCGCACCACGACTTGCGACGGGACTGCAG cGAGTAAATTCAAGTTATGCAAAGTGAAGAGTGAAGCCGCGTGTGGCACAA GTTCTGCCAGAAAGTGCATCAAACTGCCAGGAAACTTTTACAAATGTAAAGAGCCCAAGTCCaaagttgccatggcaacctttCAACACAGGAGGGAGACAACAGCAGCTTCTGGACAG AACCATCACAACGATGACGAGTGTGCGGTGTGCAAAGACGGAGGCCAGTTGATCTGTTGCGACGGATGCCCTCGAGCTTTTCATTTAACCTGCCTGGACCCTCCACTCACAGCCATCCCCAG TGGTTCTTGGCGTTGTAAGGAATGCGGTGGTAGAGAGGTCAAGGTACAAAAAATCCAGCAAGCTTTGCAA GTAACCACCAACTCATC CCTCCGCAAAGGAGGTAAACACGCCCCCAACTGTCCTTATAGTGCGCATGGCACATCGTTGCCGGCTGAAACGTTTGAAATGTATCAAATGAAGAGCCCAGACACGTGCGGTATTTGTCACCTGGGAGGAGGAGACCTCGCTCGTTGCCTTCAGTGTTCCAAGTGTTACCACCGCCACTGCCACTTCCACAT CGGGCGATCCACCTGTCTGTCGTGCTCCAAGGCGTTGGTCAGCACTGCAGAACAGGAGGCCGACACCAAATGTTTACAG CTTGCCACAGCGGTCCATAACCCACACGGCCACGGACCGAGCTCATTGGTTCAGAAAGACGAATTGGACTCCATCCTGGGAGAC aCCTCCTTGGATGGCATCCTGCAATGGGCTTTTCATAACATCTCTCAGCCTCTTCTTAACACTCACGGGTGCTACCAGTGA
- the rab6bb gene encoding RAB6B, member RAS oncogene family b — MSAGGDLGNPLRKFKLVFLGEQSVGKTSLITRFMYDSFDNTYQATIGIDFLSKTMYLEDRTVRLQLWDTAGQERFRSLIPSYIRDSTVAVVVYDITNVNSFQQTCKWIDDVRTERGSDVIIMLVGNKTDLEEKRQITIEEGEQRAKELNVMFIETSAKTGCNVKQLFRRVAAALPGMESLDDANHEGMIDIKLDKPAEPSVPEAGCSC; from the exons ATGTCAGCCGGCGGAGATTTGGGGAACCCCCTGCGGAAATTTAAACTCGTCTTTTTGGGAGAGCAGAGCG TGGGAAAAACATCTCTCATCACCAGATTCATGTATGACAGTTTTGACAACACATACCAG GCCACCATCGGGATTGACTTTCTTTCAAAGACCATGTACCTGGAGGACCGAACA GTGAGGCTGCAGCTGTGGGACACAGCTGGACAGGAGCGTTTCCGGAGCCTGATCCCGAGCTACATACGGGATTCCACAGTGGCCGTGGTGGTCTACGATATCACAA ATGTCAACTCGTTCCAGCAGACCTGCAAGTGGATCGATGACGTCAGGACCGAGAGAGGAAGTGACGTCATCATCATGTTGGTGGGCAACAAGACGGATCTGGAAGAGAAGAG gcaAATCACCATTGAGGAGGGAGAGCAGAGAGCCAAAGAGCTGAACGTCATGTTCATTGAGACCAGCGCTAAGACGGGCTGCAATGTCAAACAG CTGTTTCGTCGTGTTGCAGCAGCTCTTCCCGGGATGGAGAGCCTTGACGATGCCAATCATGAAGGCA TGATTGACATTAAGCTGGACAAACCGGCGGAGCCGAGCGTCCCCGAGGCCGGGTGCTCATGTTAA
- the LOC127615996 gene encoding espin-like protein isoform X2: MQYIHTASSVMTSFNQLKPPERDLALTSHVKSIKSLKQAGITAAIFTGQMKLDSEEFPLEEPVMDAILADIEALVPTHDEAGRPIAEWKRQVMVRQMQNRLQDEADQRQQVQSYLISIHTALSVSSFEGDLRLSAQYDSTSDLFFLPSQDLTTDCPPVDGWKFSQTHNAVLGPFGELLTEEDILYLQQQIDNASLQKRHQAYELELTRLMKELGSMLPDQILNISLKKEGLHQMDEQPSQDLPVWCSRVSEIVRSMSLLVANLTQTIEDGSMRTMGERIMKGRRGSGDGLEVDLGNKTLLDQNGRQRVSVLGHRLDSNRKRVEKEIRQSGVSVRKLRANFEGQIGGIYPFAGVVPGSQASKNEIVSELSGMSKPNGNVRFSIDPIKHSAVIETTSLRKERIVVLFLSHWKKSAYAIATRAAKRDAKSERGQQKIPSLFQFCQKRGAVDKMLTSWRNKLQPRGVQTSRLTSSQSQLQVFSPEQFLPEVDGTAVSHDSLTLDLFMLGYFHILEQELSPVERKMRHLLCFEVFDHVGSFPWETVREFHKVVLEEIRAGSRHWSDGFDDIKLRFFGPSEPKSDSGPEPSVVVQCALPNEVSCGTDLSCFNNEDICQYIDRSFAFWKEKEAEIFDFEH; the protein is encoded by the exons TGATGACATCATTCAACCAGCTGAAGCCTCCGGAGCGAGATCTCGCACTGACGTCCCACGTGAAGTCCATCAAGTCATTGAAGCAGGCTGGCATCACTgcggccattttcactggacaaATG AAACTTGACAGCGAAGAGTTTCCGCTGGAGGAACCGGTTATGGATGCGATCCTGGCCGACATCGAGGCTCTGGTGCCCACTCACGACGAGGCTGGCCGTCCAATTGCCGAGTGGAAACGTCAGGTGATGGTGAGACAGATGCAGAACCGACTGCAGGATGAGGCAGACCAGAGGCAACaggtacagtcatacctcatcTCAATCCACACGGCGTTGAGCGTTTCTTCCTTTGAGGGAGATTTGCGTTTGTCTGCTCAGTATGATTCCACGtctgatttgtttttcctcccttcACAGGACTTGACCACTGACTGCCCACCGGTGGACGGCTGGAAGTTCTCCCAGACCCACAATGCTGTTCTTGGGCCCTTTGGTGAGCTTCTAACTGAAGAAGACATCCTGTATCTGCAACAACAGATCGACAACGCGTCCCTCCAGAAGCGTCACCAGGCCTACGAGCTGGAGCTGACCAGGTTGATGAAAGAACTAGGGTCTATGTTACCGGACCAGATCCTGAACATCTCTCTGAAGAAAGAGGGTCTGCACCAAATGGACGAGCAGCCAAGTCAAGACCTGCCGGTCTGGTGTAGTCGCGTCTCCGAGATAGTCAGAAGTATGTCGCTGTTGGTGGCCAACCTGACCCAGACCATCGAGGATGGATCCATGAGGACCATGGGGGAGCGTATAATGAAGGGACGGCGGGGTTCAGGCGATGGTCTGGAAGTAGACCTGGGCAATAAAACGCTGCTGGACCAAAATGGACGTCAGAGAGTGTCCGTTTTGGGGCATCGTTTAGACAGCAATAGGAAACGAGTGGAGAAGGAGATCCGTCAGTCCGGGGTGTCCGTCAGAAAGCTTCGAGCCAATTTTGAAGGGCAGATTGGTGGCATTTATCCCTTTGCCGGGGTGGTTCCAGGTAGCCAGGCCTCAAAGAACGAAATCGTATCTGAGTTGTCAGGGATGAGCAAGCCAAATGGGAATGTGAGATTTAGCATCGATCCTATAAAGCATTCGGCTGTGATCGAGACCACGAGTCTAAGGAAAGAGCGCATCGTAGTGTTGTTCCTGAGCCACTGGAAAAAATCGGCTTACGCGATTGCCACTCGGGCAGCTAAGCGAGATGCGAAATCGGAACGAGGCCAGCAGAAAATCCCATCCTTGTTTCAGTTCTGCCAAAAGCGAGGCGCGGTGGACAAGATGTTAACTTCTTGGAGAAATAAACTCCAGCCGCGTGGTGTTCAAACATCCCGTTTGACATCGTCGCAAAGTCAACTTCAAGTGTTCTCTCCGGAGCAATTCCTACCTGAGGTGGATGGCACGGCGGTGAGCCACGATAGTTTGACATTGGATCTCTTCATGCTGGGATACTTCCACATTTTGGAGCAGGAGTTGTCGCCGGTTGAGAGGAAGATGAGGCATCTGCTCTGCTTCGAAGTCTTTGACCATGTGGGGAGTTTCCCATGGGAGACCGTGCGGGAATTCCACAAGGTTGTTCTGGAGGAAATCCGAGCCGGAAGCCGACATTGGAGCGACGGCTTCGATGACATCAAACTCCGCTTCTTCGGCCCATCAGAACCAAAGTCGGATAGCGggccagagccttcagttgtAGTTCAGTGTGCTTTGCCGAATGAGGTCAGCTGCGGCACAGACTTGTCCTGTTTCAACAACGAAGACATTTGTCAATATATTGATCGCAGCTTTGCTTTCTGGAAGGAGAAGGAGGCGGAGATCTTTGATTTTGAACATTAA